AATTATACTTTTTTAAGCTGTATTGAGGAGCCCCTGGCATTTTTTGAATATTTTACGAGTGTAGTAGGAAGGGGCTTTGGAACGAAGTTGTGTTGGCGATTTTGTTATATGGTTTTGAAAAATAATTCCCGAGTTTGTGTTTTTTGATATGAAAAAGTTTTCGCGGAAGTTGTCTGAAAAACATTCTAAATTTTTGAAGTTGGAATCGGTTTTCGTCTTTTATAGATTTGTGACTAGTTCGCGGATGTCGATTGACGTTGGTAATTGGATGATTGATTTATAAAGAGTAGATTCAAAAAATAAGGATTAAAATTTCTGAGAGACTCCTAAGAAAAGGGTAGTTGTCAAAACTTGAAATTCCAATTTGCGAGAAAATTGGCGGGTCGCTAACATAGCGGCTTGGTTTGCGGATTCTGTAAGAAGAGTCACATTTCCGTTTTCATTCAGATAAAAACTCGCAGATTCCCCGTTAAAGGTTCCGGATAAGGAAGGAATGTTGATCCAGGAAAGTGCGACGCCCAGTTGAAGGCTTGTGGATTCGGTGATCTTTCTGCTGACGGCTCCTTCCAAACGGAATTCGATTCCGGTTCCGGACAAAGAACCTTCCTGGCGAAAGGTTTCTTTTACCGAAGTTGCGTATCCTTTGGAATCCCAATATACTTGAGACATTCCGATCCCAAGACCGCTTTGAAAGATCCAGCGTTTATAATTCCATTCGTGCCAATACATCAGAAGAAAGTAAGGATTCGAAAGTTTAAAACTTAAATCCGTGTAAAAAGGTTCCGAAGAAAATTGTTTCAATCCGAACTTTTGCCATTCTCTGTAACCGCCGATGAGCCCGGCCCAACTTTCGGAAGAGATTTTTTTACGAAGGAATAATTCTCCCTGAGAAATTCGGTTTGGAGGATCGAGTACGGTTTTGGAAGCGATTCTAGGATCGTAGGTGTCGGTAAAACCTCTCAAGAAAGAATTGAGCCTATCTTCTCCTTTATATCCGATTCCTGCCCTGAGTCCGAGTTCCCAATAATGTTCCTCTAGGCTTGGTAGTTCCAATGCGGGTTTGGAGGAATGGGCTTTTGTTTTGGGAAATTCGCTTTCCGCCTTTAAAATGGATTTGGGAAAGAGGAAAAAAAATAAGACACTCAAGAAGATCCCGAAAATTTTGCTGGTAGCCCTCATAATTACAGGATTTCTAGCAAGGACTTCCATACAAAGCGGATTTTCTTCCTATCGGGTAGGACCAATGTTGCAATTTCATTTTTTTCAGTTTTTCGATTGGGATTTAGTCAGATTCTTTTTCTATTTCTTGAGTTTTATCGGGATCTTCCTAACGTTCAGACTTCGCTTCCCACAACTCCGGTTTTTCTTTCTCGCCGTAAAAATTTTCTCAGGCAATATGGATCATAAGGGTTCTCGCGGAAGGCTGGTTCACTCCCAAGCGTTCTTTTCTGGAACCGCGTCTTCCCTCGTTCCGGGCTCGGTGATCGGATCTGCTTTGGCTTTGATGATCGGGGGGCCGGGAGTTTTATTTTGGATTTGGATTTCTTCCTTTTTCATCATGCCTCTTCGATTTGTCTCTTCCACTCTTGCGATTCGCTTTAGAACCAAAACCGCATCCGGAAGATATCTTTCCGGCCCGATGTATTTCATTGAAAGAGCGCTGAAAGCGAAATGGCTTGCTATGGGTTTTGCGACCGTAGGGCTTTTGACGGTACTTGTGATGGGCGGAGCGGTGCCGATGTTGTATGTGACTCATATCACAAATCGAGCTTTCGAGATAACTGGAATGACGGTTCCGTTTTTGTTGTCCGTGATTCTCGTATTTATTGTGTTAGGCGGGGTAAGAAGAGTCGGAAAAGTTTCGGCGTATCTGGCTCCGATTGGGATTCTTTTGTTTTTTTCCGGATGTTTCTTTTTGTTTAAAAATTCCCTGATGAACTTCGAGGATTTTCTCCGCTTGTCGTTTCAAGAAGCGTTTCAACCTGCGGCTGCGCTTACGGGAGGAAGTTTGGTTCTTGCGAGAATTTTCGGTATGGCTTCTGGAATGTTTTTCGTTTCCACGGAAACCGGGATCGGCAAAAGCGCCGGATTATCCGGAGTCGTAAGAACGGATTATCCGGCGAAGCAAGGTCTCGTGAGTATGCTTGCTACCTTTTTTGAAGGTTTTATCATTTCCACACTCGTGATCTACGTGCTTTCTTCCTATGGTGCGTTTAAGATGGAAGAGCAAGTTGTATTTTTAAACGCTTTGTTTCAAGGACATACCAGTCCCGTAAACCTCGCTTTTTTCGGTTCTTTTTTACTATTCGGGATCGTTTCGATCGCTGGTTGGTTTTACACGGGAGAGCAGAATGCGCTCTATATGTTTGGGGAAAGATTTGCGAACTTTTTTAGAATACTCTTTCTGGTTACGATTCTTTTCGCCGCTTATCTCTATGTGAAGAATGGAGATTGGATTCTTTTTGAAGTTTTCGGTTTGGGGTATTCTCTTTCGATCATTGCCGCCGTTCCGGTTTTGATTTCTTTGGTTTTGCTTGAGAAAATCGCGAGAATGGAGTTAAAACGATTCTTGGCGGAAAGCGGAGCGAGATACGAAGTTTTAAAAGATTTTTATCTTCTAATATTGTCCGTCGTTCCTAAGAATTTACTTTCTCTCTTATTTGGACTTCTTGCCTCTTTCAGGCTTCCGCGTTTTCTTTTGATCCCGATTTTGAAGGCGTTTGCAAGAGCGTATAAAATCAACGTTGATGAGGCGGAATTCGAAATCCAGGAATATAATTCTCTCAACGCATTTTTCACGAGGGCCTTAAAGGCGGGAGCTAGGATCATAGATTCCGCGGACAACGAAATGGTATCTCCCGTGGACGCGAGGATTACCGGTTATGGGGATATCAATCAAAGGATTATCATTCAAGCCAAGGGGGTTGACTATAATCTGAAGGAGCTTTTAGGGGGAGGCGGGTCGAAGTATATAGACGATTTTACGAACGGAAAATACATCACATTTTATCTTTCACCTCAGGACTATCATAGGATACATTCTCCTGCGTATGGAAAAATTTTGGGTTATTACTACGAGCCCGGAAAGTTATTTCCGGTAAACGAGCTTGCGGTTTTTGGCATTCGAGGGCTTTTTCCGAAGAACGAAAGATTGATCACCTATCTGCAAACCGAGTACGGAAAGGTGGCTGTCATCAAGGTGGGTGCTTCGAATGTGGGAAGAATTCGAGTGACTTACGACAATAAGATCGTGACGAACAGTCTCATTCGAACTGCGAGAACCGTGGAATATAAGGAAGTTTCGATCATGATCGACAAGGGAGCCGAACTAGGGCGGTTCGAAATGGGATCAACGGTGATTCTTCTTATGGAAAAAGATACTTTTCAGTTCGATGCGCTTACCATGAATGAGAAAATTACTTATGGAACCACGATCGGAAGATTCGGAGAAAAAAAGTGCAAACTTCCTAAGTAACGTGAGTTCGGTATAACAAAATGCGAAAGCGATTATTATGTTGCGACCTGAATGCCGATCCATAGAGAGGCTTCGCTGAGTTAACGGCGCCCTTAGAAAGCCGTTTCACTGAGTTTATTAGGCAGCAACATTGAGTTTAAGCGCGGTTGCGAGCGATTCGTCCAAACTTTTTTACGCCGAACTCACGTTAAGTAGTTAGAAGTTATTTCAAAAACTTTCCACTCGATTTTGAAAGATTGTCGTCTGTAAAACAAGAAAAGAATCATTTTCAGGAACGTATAGTAGGTTATAAGGATTGGTGATCTGAAGTTAGGATTTTATTTTTGGAAAACGATCTTATACTGAAATGATATAAAAACGATTAGAAAATGCCAAATGCGATTTTGAAATTACTCGTATGAACCGTTCCGATGGAAAAGTGTAATTATGGATGAAAATGATGCGACTGAGTTTAAAAGCGACCACACCCGATCAGATTGATTTTGATGAGAATTATCTGAAGATCATTTGGAAAGACGGAGTGACTTCGGTCTTCGATTTGTTGGATCTTAGAAAGCGTTGTCCTTGTGTCGTTTGTAAAGGGGGACACGGAGGAAAAGTAGGAACTACTACCGGGGGGATCCAGTCGATTCGACTTTATTCCGTCAACAAAGTCGGAAGATACGCGATCAATCCAATCTGGAGCGACAATCATCAAACGGGCATTTATTCTTATGATTCTTTGAGAATGTTTGCGGATGGTTTGGGAGGGGAGCTTGTGAAAGAAGATTGATCGATTCATTCACTCGAAAGCGACATGTAAAACTTGGGTCAGAGATGGAATTGGTAGGAACTCACACACTCGATAGAAAGAAGATAGGATAGGTACCGGTTGGTTTCATAACCTTAAGCCTTCTTAATTGCGGTATGGGTTTGTTTTTCCGAAAAAAGGTTGTTTTCGCCCGAAAATTAGATGGAATCAGACTGGGAAGAAAAAAAGGGGTGACAAAAATCCTTTTCTTATGTCCCATAAACTAAAATTCCCGGGAGAGTTCCCAAAATGGGTGAAGGTTCCCTTTCACAGGAAGAGATTGACGCATTACTCGCCGGAGCAAGTGATTCATTTGATTCGGGCGCGGTCGCATCTAGTGCCGCACAAAAAGAAGTTCCAGGATTGTCTCCCGTGGATCGGGATATTCTGTCGGATCTTCTTTCTTCCTGTTTTCAAGTCGCTGGGAATACGTTAGGTGCCGTTCTTTCTCGCTCTTCTGCATTTTTAAATCCGAATGTGGAAACCAAGTCTCGAAAGGATGTGGAATCCGAACTTAAATCCGGATCTTTTCTTTTATATTCTACTCTGTCCGGAAGCGTAAACGGGAGAATCGTTCTTACGATGTCTGCGGAAAATGCGGTGAAAATCGCAAATTCTATGATGGGTGGCTTTGAGTCGGGAGAGTTGGACGAAGCCCAAATACAGACACTTCGAGATTCTCTTACTCCCGTAATGGGGGCCTTAATTTCTCAAATTAGCACGAAAACCGGGGGCGGGGTGAATGGCTCTCCCTCTGAAACTAGAAATGTAACTTCTCCTGCTGCGCTGGTTCTACCGGACGGAGAAACTATGGTGCGTGTCTTTTTTAATCTTACCATCGAAAGTATTCCTTCCTTTCGAGTTCAATTCTTACTTTCCCTATCCACTGCCTCGGATTTGTTGAATCTTTATCGCCGCTCCGGAAGTAACGGCGGCGATATTGGCGGGATGGGAATGGGTGGAATGGGGATGGGAATCTCTCCAGGTTCCATGTCGGTTAAGTCGGTTGCGTTCCCGAATTTAGGAACCGCGAGCGGCGCGTCGAACACTCCGAACCTAAATCTTCTCATGGACGTTCAGATGAGCGTAACGGTGGAGTTAGGAAGAACCAAGATGTATATCAAAGATATCTTAGGTTTGGGCGAGGGTTCCATCATCGAGTTGGACAAACTCGCGGGCGAACCTGTGGATCTTTTGGTAAATGGAAAACTGATCGCGAAAGGCGAGGTTGTTGTTATCGACGAAAACTTTGGAGTGCGCGTAACGGATATCGTAAGTCCTATCGATCGGATCAAGCCGGAGGGCAAGTGAGGTTTTTAGGCATCTTTGAAATGGATGGAAGGAAAACCTTTCCCATCCTTGCGGTTTTAGTTATATTCAATTTTACTGTTGCTTCTTTGGCCGCTCAATCCGAAAGGGAGCTTATGGATGAGGCTCTCAAAAAAGAGTTGGGGCGCTCTTCTGCCAAAGATGAAAATAAGAATTTGGAGACAGATTCCGATGTGAAAAAAACCGGCTCCTCCAAAACGGAAGCTCCTTCTGCCGGAGTAAAATCTTCTCCAAATAATTCTGCTGAAACGGAGACAAATCCGGTCGCGGAACGTTATAAAACTCAAGACGAAGGGCCCGGAATCGCCGGAACTTTGTTTCGAGTCGTTTTCATTCTTGGATTGCTTTGTGTGGCACTTTATTATATTCTAAAATATGTATCCAAGAATAGAGAAGGTCGCCTTCCGGTCCGAGGTGAGATGAGTCTCCTTTCGAGTATGATGCTCGGACCGAACAAGCAGCTTCAGATCGTGGACGTTTCCGGAAAGTTATTGGTCCTCGGAGTTGCGGACAACGGAATCAACCTGATTACGGAGATTACGGATACGGAAGTCAAACATAGGATTCTGCAAAAGAAAGAAAACTTTCAACCCCCCGAAGGAGGTTTCTTAGTTACGGTTCTCGAACAGATCAAGGATTTGAATTCTCGGATTTCCGGAGAGGGGTCGGTCGATTCGAACGAAAAGTTGAAAGTCGTCCGGGAAGAGAAACGAAGGCAGGCCCGTAAGAAATTGGATGAACTCAAAGAGAAAACAAGCTCGCTTGAAAGCGGGCTTTTCGATTTGAAATGATGTGACAGAGTCGAAAATTTAAGGAAGAAAGATTCTTCAGGTGGAAATGAGACATAAAAAACTTATCAAGAACATAATGTGGATATTCCTGCTTGTGGCGGGTTTGTCCCTAGGTTCTTCTTTGGGGGCTCAATCTTCTGGAACTCGAATTCCAATTCCTAATTTGAACATTAACGTAAACGAGGCAAAGAGCCCGAGAGAAACAAGTCTTTCTTTGATGGTTCTGTTTCTGGTTACGATTCTTTCCCTGGCTCCTGCGATCGTGATGTCCCTGACTTCCTTTACGAAGATAGTGATCGTTCTTGATTTTGTGAGAAGGGCTCTTTCGATTCAAAATCTTCCGCCGAATCAGGTGATGATGGGCCTCGCTCTTTTTATGACTTTTTTTATCATGGCTCCTACGTTGAATACGGTCAATGAAAGAGCTTTGACTCCGTATTTGGAAGGTAAAATCGACACGAACTCTTTCTTTGAAAAAGGAATGGTTCCTATCCGTGAGTTCATGATGCGTCAAATCGGAACCTCCGGCGCCAAAGACGTGGCTCTGTTTTTAAAAATTGGAAAAGTGGAAGAGGTGGAATCCTTCGATGACGTTCCTTCCTACGTTTTGATCCCGGCATTTATGTTAAGCGAAATCAAAAAGGCCTTTTGGATTGGAATCATCATTTTCATTCCGTTCATCGTGATCGATCTCGTGGTCGCATCTGCGCTTCTTTCCATGGGTCTCATGATGTTACCTCCTGTGATGGTTAGTCTTCCGTTTAAATTGATTCTGTTCGTTCTTGTGGACGGTTGGAACCTGATTGTTTACGAATTGGTCCGGAGTTATAAATGACGGAGCTCGACGCAATGACTCTCATACGGGATTCGCTTTATATCACTCTGAAAATCTCGTCTCCGATTCTTCTTACCGCTTTGGTTGTGGGTTTGATCATCGGGATTTTACAGACCACCACCTCGATCCAGGAACCTACGATCGCTTTCGTTCCCAAACTCGTGGCTGTTTTTGTAGTGATCGTGATCTTTTCCTCTTGGATGATTCAGACTATGACGGATTATACTCGGAATTTATTTCTGATGATCGAAAAGTTTTAGAATATTATGGAATACTTTATCAATCATTTTCAAACGTTTCTGCTGATCCTTGCGAGATTGATGGGGTTATTGTCCGTTGCGCCCGTATTTTCCTATCCTTCCATCAGCGTTCCTCAGAAGATGATTTTTTCGTTTTTGGTTTCCGTGATTTTATTTCCGGTGACCGCCGGTTTTTTGCCTCCCGTTCCCGGGGATATGGGAAGCTATGGACTTGTGGTTATCGCGGAAGTTTTGATCGGAATGCTTCTCGGTTTTTTGATTAGTTTGATCTTTGCGGCATTTCAAATGGCAGGAGAATTTTTTAACGTTCAATTGGGTTTCGGTTACGCGGAGATTTTGGATCCTGTGACCCAGACTAGTTTGCCTGTGATCAGTACTCTTAAAAATCTTCTGGGAATGCTTCTCTTTTTGACTCTCGGCGCCTATCGAATCATGTTTGAAAGTCTCGCATATTCCTTTGAGAAAATTCAGGTTTTAAGATTTGTTCCCGAGATTCAAAACGGAATTTATAGGGCGATGGAAGACGCGGTCGGAGCGATGTTTCTCGTCGCGTTTAAGTTGTCCCTTCCCGTTCTCGGAATCATTCTGCTTGTGACTGTTTCCGAAGCTTTGATGGGGAAGGCCGCTCCGCAGCTTAATATCTTGCAGTTATCCTTTCCGATCAAAGTTACGATCGGCTTGATCGTGATGATTTTTATTACCCCTTATCTGATTTCACAGATGGGGACGGCTTTCGATTTGTCCTTTGATAAAGTCAATCTGATGCTTCAAGGATGGCCGAAACAATGAAGATGACTTTCTGGAAAAAAGGAACTCTTGAAGTTAGGAGGAAGACTCGTATTGTCGTTCGGAGATTTTGTAGTACTTCCGACGCCTTCTGTAACATAGACGTTGTCGCTCTCTTTTCCAACTTTGTTGGAAACCACTCGCAACGCTTTGCTGCTCGTTGGCAATCTCGCTCTCTATGGATCGCTCTCTTTTCCAACTTTGTTGGAAACCACTCGCAACGCTTTGCTGCTCGTTGGCAATCTCGTTCTCTATGGATCGCTCTCTTTTCCAACTTTGTTGGAAACCACTCGCAACGCTTTGCTGCTCGTTGGCAATCTCGCTCTCTATGGATCGCTCGATTTCTAGGAACTCCGACAAACACCGTTTATGTGACCGCGCGCGCCGCCGATTTCAAAATCCATCTACAACTATTCGCAGCGGAAGACGAAGGCCGAACCGAGCCTGGGTCCGAGCGAAGAAGAAGAGAAGAGCGAGAAAAAGGGAATGTTCCCAAATCTCCCGAACTTCCAGCGGCGGTTGTATTACTCGCTGGAGTAATCCTCATATATCTCATGGGAGAATATTTCTTCATGAGAACGTTTTATATTCTCCGTAAATATATCCACGGAGTAGGACTTAAAACCGATATCAGTTCCGAGTCCGTGACCGAACTTTTGAAGAACGCTTCCACGGATTTATTCACTCTCCTCTGGCCTTTGCTCGGAATTACGTTAGTCGGCGCTGTGATTGGAAATGTCGCACAGGTAGGATTTATCTTCACGCCCCGCGCTTTGAGTTTTAATTTCAGTAGGATCAGACCCAACTTTAAGAAAGTCCTTCCGACACGTCAGACACTCTTTAACTTGGGAAAATCCCTCGCAAAGGTAGGATTGATTGCGTGGGTTTCTTACATAATCATCAGTAAGGATTTTTTTCCGATCCTTATTTCCGGAGAGATGGGACTTGAACAGGCGGTTGCTCTCGTGATGAGTAGCTCTTTTAAGATCTTTTTGGTCGTAGGGATTATTCTTTTCGCGATCAGCATCGTAGACTATTTATATCAAAGATACGAATACGAAGAGTCTTTAAAGATGACTCCTTCCGAAGCAAAGAGAGAAGCCAAAGAATCCGACGGAGACCGCTCCCTTCAAGCAAGAAGAAGACAGCTCGCTCGTGATATGATGAATAAGCGAAAGATGCTCGCGAAGGTTCCGGAAGCGGACGTTGTCATCACAAACCCGACTCACTTTGCAGTGGCTTTGGAATACAAACCCGGAATTCACAAAGCGCCGATCGTAATTGCAAAGGGTGTGGACGACTTTGCGCTTCTTATCATTCGAATCGCAAGAGAAAACGGAGTTCCCACCGTGGAAGATCGTATTCAAGCACGAGGACTTTATGAGGAAGTAGAACTTGGGGCGGAAGTTCCGCAGCAATTCTATCGTGCGATCGCAACCATTCTCTCTCGTTTGGAATCTTTCCGGAAAGCCGTATAAGAGGAAATTATGGAAAAGAAATGGTGGAATCAATCTGACGTGATTTTAGGAGTCGGAGCCGTTGCGATCGTCGCAATGCTCGTTATTCCTCTTCCCGGGCTTATATTAGATATTTTGATTATTGTTAGCTTGGCAGTTGGGCTTTTGGTTCTTCTGACTTCGCTTTCGGTCAACGAACCTGCTGATTTTTCGATCTTTCCGAGTTTACTTCTCATTACTACGTTGTATCGACTTGCGCTCAACGTATCGACTACGAGACAAATTCTTTCCAAAGGTCCCGCGATGAACAGCCACGTCATTGATGCTTTCGGATCTTTTATCATAGGAAGCGAGTCCGGGCTTTCTAAATATGTGGTGGGGTTTATCATATTCATCATTCTCGTTCTTGTCCAAATTCTGGTGATCACAAAGGGTGCGACTCGGATTTCGGAAGTTGCGGCTCGTTTTACTTTGGATGCCTTACCGGGTAAGCAGATGGCGATCGATATGGAACTTTCTTCCGGAAATATCAACGAGGAGGAAGCCAAAAAAAGAAGAAAGAGGATAGAAGCCGAAGTGGACTTTTACGGTTCCATGGACGGAGCGAGTAAATTTGTTCAAGGAGATGTACGAGCCGGACTTATCATCACCGCCATTAATCTGTTAGGCGGAGTGATCATAGGTTCTTCGATTCGAGGAGAATCTTTCACCCAGGCCATCGAAACCTACGGAAAGTTTACCATAGGAGACGGACTCGTATCTCAGATTCCCGCGCTGTTAACAACGGTCGCAACTGGTATCATCGTCACTCGTTCCGGTTCCGAATCGGATCTCGCTACTCAATTCAAAAGCCAGCTCTTCAGCAATTCCAAGGTTCTTTATGTGGTTGCGGGAAGTTTGGGATTTTCCGCATTTATTCCTGGACTACCGTTTATTCCTCTGGTTCTTCTCTCGGCGGGAATTGCTTACTTGGGATATTCGCTTGAACAAACCGTTAAGGAGCAACTCGAATCGATCGAGAAAAAAGAGAAAGAATCCGGTCAGGATCGTAAACCGAAAGATTTTTACGAAGAACTTAGAACCGATCCGATCGAAATCGAAGTCGGTTATCATTTAATTCCGTTAGTCGATACTTCCCAAGGCGGAGCGCTGCTGGACCAAATCAGCAATCTCAGAAAAAAGTTTGCTCAAGACAACGGAGTTGTAATTCCTCCCGTGAGAATTTTAGACAACTTGGATCTGAATCCGGATACGTATTCGATCAAGATTAACGGAACTGAGGTGGGAACTTCCACGGTAAAACCGGACAAGTTGATGGCTCTCAACACAAGTCCGGGAGCGGCGGAATCGATTCAAGGAGAGGATTTCTTGGAGCCTTCTTTCGGTCAAAAGGCGAAGTGGATTTCCTCCGAAGATAAGTCGGAAGTCGAAGCGAAAGGTTATACCGTGGTCGACGCATCCACTGTGGTTGTTACGCATTTGAAAGAACTCTTGGCGACACACGCGTCTACCTTGCTCGGAAGGGAAGAAGTCAAAAAACTTCTGGATCATTACAAAGCGAGTTATCCGACACTCATCGGAGAATTGGACGCGGACAAACCGGGTAACCTTGGAATCATCCAACAAGTGTTGCAGAATCTTCTCAGAGAGGGTCTTGGAATCAGAAACCTCGTGCCTATACTTGAATCGATTGCAAACAATTTATCCAAGTATCAGAATCCGTATATACTCACGGAATTGGTGCGGCAGTCCGTTGCAAGAACCGTGGTCAAGGATTATCTCTCCATGGACGGTAAACTTCGGGTGATTACTCTCGAAAGTAAAATCCTCGATCGGCTCAATAAATCGATCACTCAGGATAGAATCGAAAACAGAGACATTCTTTCTCTGGCCCCCGATTTTTACAGAAAATTGATTGATAGCGTTGCCGAACTCTATCGAAAGTTTCGAATCGAAGGAAAGTTTCCGATTTTCGTAGTGAACCGGGAGGTACGTTTGCCGTTTTCGTATCTGCTCGCAAAGGAGTTTCCTCCTCGTAATTTCGGAGTTCTTGCGTATGAAGAAATACATTCTTCCGTGGATTCGGTTATAGAGGCCGAGCTCAAACTTCCTCAAACACAAACCGCGCCCGCGGGAGTGGAGGAAGAAGCATGAAGTTATTGGAATATTCGATCTTTCTAAAGGGAAAGGATCGGGGAGTTAAATATGGAATTCGCTAAAATTCGCGGTAAAAGTTACCAAGACTGTTTGATGGAAATGAAAATGAAGTACGGCTCGGAAGCGACTGTAATTTCTCAAACCGTAGTTACCGAAGGCGGAGTGATGGGAACGGGGCTTCTCGCTAAGAAGATGATCGAAATTCAAATCGGTATTCCGGAAAAACAGGCTTCTCGTGAAAAAATAGAACGTAAACTTCAGGATCTAAAGGATCTTTTAAAACAAAAGTCTTACGCTGCTCCGGAGAAAAAGAAAACACTCCAAACTTTAAAGCCTCTTTCCAGAGCTTTAGAAGAAAAGGAAACGATTACTACCGTTGAGGATTCTTGGGAACTTGAAGAAGTTATGACTGAACCGGAAAGGGTCGGTCTTTCTTTCGAGAAGGAACTTTTTGAAAGAAATTCCCCGAGCCGAAAAGAGGCTTTTACTGTTCGGGGAAAAAAAGATTCTCCTTTGAGCAGGCTGGGAGAGAGATGGGTTCGGGAAGGAATGAGCCCGGGATATGTGGAAGAAATTCTTTCCAAGATCGAAGAAAGGCTTTCTCCGATCGATCAAGGACGTAATCACGCTGTTTCCGAAAGGGCGACTCAAGTGCTTGCCGAAAGGGTCAGTGTGGATTCGGATCTTTTTCGGGGAACCGGGAAAAATCAGAGAAAAGTGGTTTTCCTCGTAGGGCCTACAGGCGCAGGTAAAACGACAAGTATCGCGAAACTCGCCGCAAAATATTTCCTACACATGGGGAGATCCGTGTCGCTTTATACGACGGATAATTATAGAATCGCCGCGATCGAACAGCTTAAACGTTATGCGGACACCATGGGAATGCCGTTTTACCCGGTTAAAGACATAAAAAAATTCAAGGAAA
The nucleotide sequence above comes from Leptospira weilii. Encoded proteins:
- the flhA gene encoding flagellar biosynthesis protein FlhA, encoding MEKKWWNQSDVILGVGAVAIVAMLVIPLPGLILDILIIVSLAVGLLVLLTSLSVNEPADFSIFPSLLLITTLYRLALNVSTTRQILSKGPAMNSHVIDAFGSFIIGSESGLSKYVVGFIIFIILVLVQILVITKGATRISEVAARFTLDALPGKQMAIDMELSSGNINEEEAKKRRKRIEAEVDFYGSMDGASKFVQGDVRAGLIITAINLLGGVIIGSSIRGESFTQAIETYGKFTIGDGLVSQIPALLTTVATGIIVTRSGSESDLATQFKSQLFSNSKVLYVVAGSLGFSAFIPGLPFIPLVLLSAGIAYLGYSLEQTVKEQLESIEKKEKESGQDRKPKDFYEELRTDPIEIEVGYHLIPLVDTSQGGALLDQISNLRKKFAQDNGVVIPPVRILDNLDLNPDTYSIKINGTEVGTSTVKPDKLMALNTSPGAAESIQGEDFLEPSFGQKAKWISSEDKSEVEAKGYTVVDASTVVVTHLKELLATHASTLLGREEVKKLLDHYKASYPTLIGELDADKPGNLGIIQQVLQNLLREGLGIRNLVPILESIANNLSKYQNPYILTELVRQSVARTVVKDYLSMDGKLRVITLESKILDRLNKSITQDRIENRDILSLAPDFYRKLIDSVAELYRKFRIEGKFPIFVVNREVRLPFSYLLAKEFPPRNFGVLAYEEIHSSVDSVIEAELKLPQTQTAPAGVEEEA
- a CDS encoding EscU/YscU/HrcU family type III secretion system export apparatus switch protein codes for the protein MKMTFWKKGTLEVRRKTRIVVRRFCSTSDAFCNIDVVALFSNFVGNHSQRFAARWQSRSLWIALFSNFVGNHSQRFAARWQSRSLWIALFSNFVGNHSQRFAARWQSRSLWIARFLGTPTNTVYVTARAADFKIHLQLFAAEDEGRTEPGSERRRREEREKGNVPKSPELPAAVVLLAGVILIYLMGEYFFMRTFYILRKYIHGVGLKTDISSESVTELLKNASTDLFTLLWPLLGITLVGAVIGNVAQVGFIFTPRALSFNFSRIRPNFKKVLPTRQTLFNLGKSLAKVGLIAWVSYIIISKDFFPILISGEMGLEQAVALVMSSSFKIFLVVGIILFAISIVDYLYQRYEYEESLKMTPSEAKREAKESDGDRSLQARRRQLARDMMNKRKMLAKVPEADVVITNPTHFAVALEYKPGIHKAPIVIAKGVDDFALLIIRIARENGVPTVEDRIQARGLYEEVELGAEVPQQFYRAIATILSRLESFRKAV
- the flhF gene encoding flagellar biosynthesis protein FlhF, whose translation is MEFAKIRGKSYQDCLMEMKMKYGSEATVISQTVVTEGGVMGTGLLAKKMIEIQIGIPEKQASREKIERKLQDLKDLLKQKSYAAPEKKKTLQTLKPLSRALEEKETITTVEDSWELEEVMTEPERVGLSFEKELFERNSPSRKEAFTVRGKKDSPLSRLGERWVREGMSPGYVEEILSKIEERLSPIDQGRNHAVSERATQVLAERVSVDSDLFRGTGKNQRKVVFLVGPTGAGKTTSIAKLAAKYFLHMGRSVSLYTTDNYRIAAIEQLKRYADTMGMPFYPVKDIKKFKETLARDGSELILIDTAGYSHRNLEQLERMNSFHSCFGERDSVENLLVLSAISSYHHTNTVLKAYESLNYRRILLTKLDEADFLGSFLELADTYSKSFTYFSVGQEVPFDILPADKNLMAECVVTSEKIAELRGEVFTVTGS